One segment of Rhipicephalus sanguineus isolate Rsan-2018 chromosome 6, BIME_Rsan_1.4, whole genome shotgun sequence DNA contains the following:
- the LOC119397587 gene encoding serine/arginine repetitive matrix protein 2-like codes for MERLSGDGEAALILDELPRPPKRKWRKRKRQQRRALWRRPYGRFRSNFVNTENIRKGVSPETSWPPGRHKRPPLVTDDPAENRDNEDPEWEPMRRLTCDEERYKAVSRVWHSRRAPDPQEDLTTFHYRRRTLGIGRSALPSSRSRRKRKASRDSQRDSDEAKRQRLDTEIFDSKIAEAKQDREREMEKARDKLNRCLREVRKERRRRERRDDSSSSSSRRSKRGRSNSSSRSRKRRSSSRRSRRRHSSSDSDSSSRRRRRSRSRSSQVERDSSTARSGRRRRPSRDTGGYSSSRRRSGRSRSSEDRRSSTLSSELSEGGYSSKSRRRGRRRRRRRSESATDSSRSYRSYRSSRSRRSRRRTPDSGDSSPRRRRRRGSSESSGGYATSRRSRSRRHSQSDYDRSPSYRSRDGSEEGSRYWKMRERKIRDDFEADRQDISSKYHAEVDKLVAVRREVSRVNDFYMGLTHTDPRMLSASNVCDYQKLDSMLREMEKTYATAAWR; via the coding sequence ATGGAACGTCTATCAGGCGACGGCGAGGCAGCACTGATTCTAGATGAACTGCCTCGACCGCCTAAGAGAAAGTGGCGTAAACGAAAGCGCCAACAGAGACGTGCTCTGTGGAGAAGGCCATACGGACGTTTTAGGAGCAACTTCGTTAACACTGAAAACATACGAAAAGGGGTTTCGCCGGAAACATCCTGGCCTCCGGGACGGCATAAGCGGCCTCCGCTAGTGACCGATGACCCGGCGGAAAATCGAGACAACGAAGACCCGGAGTGGGAACCGATGCGCCGACTCACCTGCGACGAAGAGCGATACAAGGCCGTTTCCAGGGTCTGGCACAGCAGGAGAGCCCCAGATCCCCAGGAGGACCTCACGACTTTTCACTACCGCCGACGCACACTGGGCATCGGGCGTTCGGCGCTGCCGTCGTCTCGCAGCCGTCGCAAGCGCAAAGCTTCGCGCGACTCCCAACGCGACTCGgacgaagccaagcgtcagcgacTGGACACCGAAATATTCGACAGCAAGATCGCAGAAGCCAAGCAGGACAGGGAACGCGAGATGGAGAAAGCCCGAGACAAGCTCAATCGATGCCTGCGCGAAGTCCGAAAGGAAAGGAGAAGGCGCGAGAGACGAGACGATAgctcgtcttcgtcgtctaggAGATCCAAGAGAGGGCGCAGCAACTCTTCTTCTCGCAGTCGAAAACGACGCAGTTCGTCGAGGCGCAGTCGAAGACGCCACAGTTCATCGGACAGCGACTCTTCGTCTAGAAGACGCAGGAGGAGTAGGTCTCGTTCTTCCCAGGTCGAACGAGACTCGTCGACCGCGAGGTCCGGAAGAAGGCGACGTCCTTCTAGAGACACTGGTGGCTATTCGTCCTCGCGGCGCCGAAGTGGACGCAGCCGGTCCTCCGAGGACAGACGCAGCTCGACCTTATCTTCCGAACTCAGCGAAGGCGGCTACTCGTCCAAGTCACGCAGGAGAGgtcgccgccgacgacgacgacgctccGAAAGCGCGACCGATTCCTCGCGCAGCTATCGCAGTTATCGCAGCTCGAGGAGTCGCAGGAGCCGCCGTCGTACCCCGGACAGCGGCGACTCGTCGCCGAGAAGACGCAGAAGACGCGGTTCCTCCGAAAGCAGCGGTGGCTACGCAACCAGCAGGCGGAGCAGGAGCCGACGTCATTCTCAAAGCGACTACGACCGTTCACCGAGCTATCGGTCCAGGGATGGGTCGGAGGAGGGTTCTCGATACTGGAAGATGCGGGAGCGAAAGATCCGAGACGACTTCGAGGCCGACAGGCAAGACATCAGCAGCAAGTACCACGCCGAGGTAGACAAGCTGGTAGCCGTCAGAAGAGAGGTGAGCCGCGTCAACGACTTCTACATGGGACTGACGCACACCGACCCGCGGATGCTGTCCGCTAGCAACGTGTGTGACTATCAGAAGCTGGATTCGATGCTTCGAGAAATGGAGAAAACGTACGCCACGGCGGCATGGCGCTGA
- the LOC119397589 gene encoding serine-rich adhesin for platelets-like, with product MTSIRFSDFGPPYSWPILRQLSSAFGWPNECSVDGEADDDDDGGDEDVSSYLPLLDEFLAWRDNAPARDPPKPPRPPSPLPTKVGQTAQHCRLIHGLCFEGGEEISLDYLGPTHVNGYDSESDSLEPTDDSSGNDGQAGWSIYQHGEHEPENNRTTEAAAGTRCDRKTAVRNEDRSGDGTSSTAFESQVVAGAGEQPGGEESSPDARPIETISSATRRAARCFLFVVEDVQSKVKRVRSAIASLFSRNRGIPAEATAVVEEPEASVYEFACELNGGEHEAAILPTQSEPEDDRALKVKIVREQCDEETPLHSLLEGCSNYDDRKYGGACSTEASSPAAAKAGRRLNDALKTQETQFNDLRITEATMPQHHASASQPSGRCFDSLCVTVASSPEIRDSSVEPSHEVELNITDGGPSNEVIVGNATDDVEILDDEPQEGDTMNIVVAAENCCQTTLSLPVPLQVGGSHEEVCAQAQSDASENDVPRNTTPVTDKRIESREFNCPLENNACSDLQLIESPRVAPQHSDKNVSEASVFESPFPETAAKATPQNSQDDQPPEESPPQTITRLPSDIIECINTLSSLPIWDFCPPSHTTSAASRPSPQLSLTSRSEGEIRSDDEPDGILPSNLLAEEGAPGGGNADHEYEPETFPPSTPISAITLSEGEIVDSDSDQSIAFPALNEAEKFGFKDPAKTSKSSTSCTRTYTDDEGTTSSDSSSSSTRSSSSSSSTQTSSDSESDTESRLSSSLSESPQREIQEAKTAKAAMIREKKAVNNEYAAEAAGRSELCYTQHSPSGTNLPARHDDQDNGSLSTSASALVLKDHKKDDAEDDADILIPLLLNTTFNTEDVAEAAAF from the exons ATGACAAGCATTAGGTTTTCGGACTTCGGGCCTCCGTACAGTTGGCCCATTCTCCGCCAACTGTCCAGCGCTTTTGGCTGGCCTAATGAGTGCAGCGTCGACGGCGAagccgatgacgacgacgacggcggcgacgAGGACGTCTCTTCGTACCTCCCGTTACTGGACGAATTCTTGGCGTGGCGCGATAACGCCCCCGCTCGCGACCCCCCCAAACCACCTCGGCCTCCTTCCCCCCTTCCGACTAAAGTCGGGCAAACGGCGCAACACTGCCGTTTGATCCACGGCCTCTGCTTCGAAGGTGGCGAAGAGATAAGCCTCGATTATCTCGGTCCTACCCACGTGAACGGCTACGACTCGGAGTCCGACAGCCTCGAGCCTACGGATGATTCTTCGGGAAATGATGGCCAAGCCGGATGGAGCATCTACCAACACGGCGAACACGAGCCGGAGAATAACCGAACAACCGAAGCTGCTGCTGGAACACGCTGTGACCGGAAGACTGCAGTTAGGAATGAAGACAGAAGCGGCGATGGCACTTCGTCAACTGCGTTTGAATCGCAGGTTGTCGCCGGCGCCGGTGAACAGCCCGGTGGTGAAGAATCATCTCCAGACGCGCGCCCTATTGAAACGATCTCTTCAGCTACTCGAAGAGCTGCTCGGTGTTTCCTGTTCGTCGTAGAAGACGTTCAGAGTAAAGTCAAACGCGTGCGCAGCGCCATCGCCTCTTTGTTTTCGAGAAACCGAGGCATCCCTGCCGAAGCGACGGCCGTTGTTGAAGAACCAGAAGCATCGGTTTACGAGTTCGCATGCGAGTTGAATGGAGGCGAACACGAAGCCGCCATTCTCCCAACGCAGAGCGAGCCTGAAGACGACCGAGCACTAAAGGTGAAGATTGTCAGGGAGCAATGCGACGAAGAGACGCCACTACACTCCCTTCTTGAAGGCTGCAGTAACTACGACGACAGAAAGTACGGGGGCGCATGTTCAACAGAGGCGTCCTCTCCAGCAGCTGCAAAGGCCGGTCGACGTTTGAATGATGCTTTGAAGACTCAAGAGACTCAATTCAACGACCTGCGCATCACAGAGGCCACAATGCCGCAACACCATGCCAGTGCCTCCCAGCCCTCCGGGAGATGTTTCGATAGTTTGTGCGTAACAGTTGCCTCGTCGCCAGAGATCCGCGACAGTTCCGTTGAGCCCTCTCACGAAGTCGAACTGAACATCACGGACGGTGGACCTTCGAATGAAGTAATTGTTGGGAACGCAACCGACGACGTTGAGATTCTGGATGACGAACCCCAAGAAGGCGACACCATGAACATCGTTGTTGCAGCAGAAAACTGCTGTCAGACAACGTTATCGCTTCCTGTGCCACTTCAGGTCGGCGGTAGCCACGAGGAAGTATG TGCCCAAGCACAGTCTGATGCCTCCGAAAATGATGTGCCGCGCAACACGACACCCGTCACGGATAAACGTATTGAATCAAGGGAATTCAACTGCCCCCTTGAGAACAACGCGTGTTCCGACCTGCAGCTCATTGAAAGCCCTAGAGTTGCTCCACAACATAGCGACAAGAATGTATCTGAAGCATCGGTCTTTGAATCGCCCTTTCCAGAAACCGCGGCAAAAGCCACTCCACAGAACTCGCAAGACGACCAACCGCCTGAGGAGTCGCCACCTCAAACGATAACTCGACTCCCCTCAGACATCATCGAGTGCATCAACACGCTGTCCTCCTTACCCATCTGGGATTTCTGCCCTCCTTCTCACACCACTTCTGCAGCCTCGCGTCCATCGCCACAGCTGTCCTTAACGTCACGTAGTGAAGGAGAGATTCGCTCCGATGACGAGCCCGATGGCATCCTTCCTTCGAACCTCCTTGCCGAAGAAGGAGCACCCGGAGGCGGGAATGCAGACCACGAGTACGAGCCGGAAACGTTTCCTCCTTCAACGCCAATTTCGGCGATCACACTGAGCGAGGGTGAGATAGTCGATTCTGACAGCGACCAATCGATTGCGTTTCCTGCGTTGAACGAAGCTGAGAAGTTCGGATTCAAGGATCCGGCAAAGACGAGCAAAAGCAGTACGAGTTGCACCCGCACTTACACTGATGACGAAGGCACGACATCTTCTGACTCTTCGTCGTCCTCTACACGATCCAGTTCTTCATCGTCTTCTACACAAACGTCTTCCGATTCGGAAAGTGACACCGAAAGCCGCCTCTCTTCATCGCTTTCAGAATCACCGCAGCGGGAAATTCAAGAAGCAAAGACTGCGAAAGCAGCGatgattcgcgaaaagaaggcagTCAACAATGAATACGCCGCAGAGGCAGCTGGACGTTCCGAGCTCTGTTACACCCAGCATTCACCTTCCGGAACTAACCTACCTGCTCGTCACGATGACCAAGATAATGGCTCTCTATCAACATCGGCATCAGCATTGGTTTTAAAAGACCATAAGAAAGACGATGCTGAAGATGATGCTGACATCTTGATTCCCTTGTTGTTAAATACGACTTTCAACACCGAAGACGTGGCAGAAGCGGCCGCATTTTGA